One segment of Erigeron canadensis isolate Cc75 chromosome 2, C_canadensis_v1, whole genome shotgun sequence DNA contains the following:
- the LOC122588376 gene encoding protein BIG GRAIN 1-like B: MNVVDKHRRYRQRQQDNNPSFSSTLLDVIYRSIDERVDDDDEEDSGGSLQVYKKNNNNDTIMRKQQISFVNNKCSSRVVEKRNIYHKNNIIGSSCLETTTDHQTSIYGFPTRRPRAIRTSSSNNAATPSAAACSSNIMYNYYCSHQQQQEQNAADHKKNVDAVQVKNNKSRAIMKIYGYLIKRSSAGGGKQQQPIYSPGGGRRLAGFLVSLFTSTTNNNKKKKSNTMSSPYCTGRDNHDVIIHHRKSSSSKSNSAHPPTANTTIGNNKNAVRFDYPPWNDSPRDGRFDHDSSSLSAVFMDTRDRCGSIIQESRTTIPRRNNSCFFKNNKHRNVFDDDSITNTSNNNNNHKDDDDDDDETTGSSSYASSDLFELEDHHHHHLINNSVADAAIEIGIDDMKELPLYETTSYSTTVAANTAIANAFLL; the protein is encoded by the coding sequence atGAACGTTGTTGACAAGCATCGACGATACAGACAACGTCAACAAGACAACAACCCGTCTTTCTCATCGACTTTGTTAGACGTTATTTATCGCTCGATCGACGAaagagttgatgatgatgatgaagaagattcTGGCGGTTCCCTGCaggtttataaaaaaaataataataatgataccaTAATGAGAAAACAACAAATTAGTTTCGTCAACAACAAATGTAGTTCTCGAGTCGTCGAAAAACGAAACATTTATCACAAGAATAATATTATTGGGTCGTCTTGTTTGGAGACGACGACCGATCATCAAACATCCATATACGGATTCCCTACAAGAAGGCCTAGAGCTATACGTACAAGCAGTAGCAACAATGCTGCCACTCCTTCAGCTGCAGCCTGCAGCAGCAAcattatgtataattattattgCTCTCATCAGCAGCAGCAAGAACAAAATGCTGCTGATCATAAAAAGAATGTTGATGCTGTTCAAGTGAAGAATAATAAATCTAGGGCAATAATGAAGATTTACGGTTATTTGATCAAGAGATCATCAGCTGGGGGAGGAAAACAGCAGCAGCCAATTTATTCACCGGGGGGTGGTCGGCGGTTAGCTGGTTTTTTAGTGTCACTTTTTACTAGtactacaaataataataagaagaagaaatcCAACACGATGTCATCGCCTTATTGTACGGGACGTGATAATCATGATGTTATCATTCATCATAggaaatcatcatcatccaagTCAAATTCGGCCCACCCGCCAACAGCAAATACTACTATTGGTAACAACAAAAATGCTGTTAGATTTGATTATCCGCCTTGGAACGATTCTCCTCGAGACGGTAGATTTGATCATgattcatcatcattatctgCTGTTTTTATGGATACCAGAGATAGATGTGGGAGTATTATTCAAGAAAGCAGGACTACTATTCCTCGAAGAAATAATTCTTGCTTTTTCAAGAACAATAAGCATCGTaatgtgtttgatgatgattcCATAACAAATAccagtaataataataataatcataaggatgatgatgatgatgatgatgaaaccaCGGGGAGTAGTAGTTATGCGAGTTCGGATTTGTTTGAGCTagaagatcatcatcatcatcatcttattAATAATTCTGTAGCTGATGCAGCAATTGAGATTGGGATAGATGATATGAAAGAATTGCCATTGTATGAAACAACTAGCTATAGTACAACTGTTGCTGCCAATACAGCCATTGCCAATGCTTTTCTTCTTTAA
- the LOC122588377 gene encoding uncharacterized protein LOC122588377: protein MWQTRNNQIVEFSTRQAWYNLREEWPEVKWRKVIWFNQCIPRHAFMLWLAVQGKLLTKDKLAIWNKNAELECVFCKSTADSHEHLFFQCEFVKDVWKELKQYMNHVQEVESLQDMIRVMSREKEMNRLAAVVNKLIVAAAVYYIWQERNGRIFKNQQKNRDAICQTIRDIVRYKLMNIKVRMTRNVERIAALWELKWFGNYLKAK, encoded by the coding sequence ATGTGGCAGACCAGGAATAACCAGATTGTAGAATTCTCAACTAGGCAAGCCTGGTATAACTTGAGAGAGGAGTGGCCAGAAGTGAAATGGAGGAAGGTGATATGGTTCAATCAATGTATACCAAGGCATGCATTTATGTTATGGTTGGCAGTTCAAGGTAAGCTTCTCACCAAAGATAAATTGGCCATATGGAATAAGAATGCAGAATTGGAATGTGTCTTCTGCAAGAGTACTGCAGACAGCCATGAACATCTCTTCTTTCAATGTGAATTTGTAAAAGATGTTTGGAAGGAATTAAAGCAGTACATGAATCATGTGCAAGAGGTGGAGAGTTTGCAGGATATGATCAGAGTAATGTCTAgagaaaaagaaatgaatagACTTGCAGCAGTGGTTAACAAGCTCATTGTGGCTGCAGCAGTTTATTACATTTGGCAAGAAAGGAATGGTAGAATTTTTAAGAATCAACAAAAGAACAGAGATGCAATATGTCAGACCATTAGGGATATTGTGAGGTATAAGCTGATGAATATTAAAGTTAGGATGACAAGGAATGTAGAGAGGATTGCTGCCTTGTGGGAgttgaaatggtttggaaattaCCTCAAAGCTAAATAA